From Desulfurellaceae bacterium, one genomic window encodes:
- a CDS encoding serpin family protein: MKHNIARFVVVQLGVFALGVCQAVWAAPSAQEKSVGPATEQTVQANNGFAMTLYRRLSQEHHKDNLFFSPYSLFSALGMTLEGARGETARQMGEVLRFPADLRHADSNEQPWDTAVIHTGVADLKQRLSGGPTDPIQARDIRSRITSLEDELDALNRQLEQRSRHAQTETERRAISVAAELNTLRQQVNQYELRVANALWGEQTFPFRPQFARALQRAYGASSFPVDFLQAPDIARLHINAWTAQQTKNLIRNMLPPGSVDRTTRLVLTNAIYFKGTWAKPFQKQSTETADFTLFDGCRTPVQLMSAQQRRFRYAELMPDSTPREPIPGDEAPGWTLPPNPDGFQLLELPYRGNTLSMLIILPRRHDAIHELEHRLTAEALATWLGRLSVQDVHVSLPRFRLETSYSLTKTLSALGMPAAFQAGGFTGMSDAPQASRLALSQVAHKAFVRVDEEGTEAAAASAITVRTTSIRLPPPTPVFRADRPFVFLIRDNQTEAVLFLGRVMRPQDS; the protein is encoded by the coding sequence ATGAAACACAACATCGCCAGGTTCGTTGTTGTACAGCTCGGCGTTTTCGCCCTTGGTGTCTGCCAGGCGGTCTGGGCGGCACCCAGCGCGCAGGAAAAATCCGTCGGTCCGGCAACGGAACAGACCGTTCAGGCGAACAACGGCTTTGCCATGACGCTCTACCGGCGTCTGTCTCAAGAACACCACAAGGACAATCTGTTTTTTTCGCCCTACTCCCTGTTCAGTGCGCTGGGTATGACCCTGGAAGGGGCACGCGGAGAAACCGCTCGACAAATGGGTGAAGTCTTGCGCTTCCCCGCAGATCTCCGACACGCCGACAGCAACGAACAGCCCTGGGATACCGCCGTCATCCATACCGGCGTGGCGGACCTCAAACAACGTCTGAGCGGCGGCCCGACAGATCCGATCCAGGCCCGAGACATCAGGAGCAGAATCACCAGCCTGGAAGACGAACTCGACGCCCTCAACCGACAGCTGGAACAGCGCTCACGCCATGCACAGACGGAGACGGAGCGGCGCGCCATATCTGTTGCGGCTGAACTCAACACCCTGCGCCAACAGGTGAACCAGTATGAACTCCGCGTTGCGAACGCCCTGTGGGGCGAACAGACGTTTCCCTTTCGTCCGCAGTTCGCGCGGGCCCTCCAGCGGGCTTATGGAGCGAGCAGCTTTCCGGTTGATTTTCTCCAGGCTCCAGATATCGCCCGTCTCCACATCAATGCCTGGACAGCACAGCAGACGAAAAACCTGATTCGGAATATGCTCCCGCCGGGAAGTGTGGATCGGACAACCCGCCTGGTGCTGACAAACGCGATTTACTTCAAAGGCACGTGGGCGAAACCCTTTCAGAAACAGTCCACCGAGACGGCAGACTTCACGCTGTTTGACGGATGCCGGACACCGGTCCAGTTGATGAGCGCTCAGCAGAGGCGTTTTCGGTATGCCGAACTCATGCCTGACAGCACACCACGAGAGCCCATTCCTGGCGACGAAGCCCCGGGCTGGACCCTGCCCCCCAATCCCGACGGCTTTCAACTGTTGGAGCTGCCGTACCGTGGCAACACGCTGTCAATGCTCATCATCTTGCCTCGCCGGCACGACGCCATACACGAGCTCGAACACCGCCTCACAGCCGAAGCCTTAGCGACTTGGCTGGGACGGCTGTCTGTCCAGGACGTGCACGTCTCTCTGCCCAGGTTCAGGCTGGAAACCAGCTACAGTCTCACCAAGACACTGTCCGCCCTCGGCATGCCGGCCGCCTTTCAAGCGGGCGGATTCACCGGGATGAGTGACGCCCCGCAGGCGTCTCGGCTGGCCCTCTCGCAGGTCGCCCACAAGGCATTTGTGCGCGTCGATGAGGAAGGGACCGAAGCCGCGGCAGCGAGCGCAATCACAGTCAGGACAACCTCGATACGGCTCCCGCCACCAACCCCGGTCTTTCGGGCCGACCGCCCCTTTGTCTTTCTCATTCGTGACAATCAGACCGAAGCGGTGCTGTTCCTGGGGCGGGTCATGCGGCCACAGGACTCATGA
- a CDS encoding protein BatD, translating into MGGRALRMGLAVLLLGLGVSPAWADIRVRADISPQQAEQGESLTLVIEVQGAQDVEPPALSGLDAFDASYVGPSTRMSIVNNRYSASVQHRYTLRARKEGRFTLGPFRVEHQGREYQTETVEVEIRAGRPTSPDRGARARPGQTGKDVWLEITTPRHEVFLHQRVPLEVSLYVGGVRVADAQYPLLPGDGVALEPFEEPVRQRRTVGDRVFRVLRFRTTLVPLRSGTIELGPASLQLNVIRRTPSASPNLFDRFFSDSLFGTERRLRTLRSELLSLRVRPLPQAGRPATFSGAVGQFELDVTAEPTQLRVGDPLTLRMLLSGTGRVTDAQLPSLANTEGFRTYTPQMDQPDPDTTVFEQVLIPQDETLDAIPAVHFSYFDPETAQYRTLSSQPIRLLLRPAPDEPAGTLVGGLPTQTEQLGQDIVYIKDELGRFHSPGRAWYRSPVFWLWHVVPLGLLGAAVCYDRRRRRLSGDARYARFARAGKQARHGLRAAEQALAESDSAALYALLSHTLQDYLAAKLDLPPGRIEPGTVAARGVSADCVERVAEVLSVCEQVRFAPGTAEGDGPSVLRAVEDIVRHLERERPSPGAAADPPVNRTSPS; encoded by the coding sequence ATGGGGGGCCGGGCGCTCAGGATGGGGTTGGCCGTCCTCCTGCTCGGCCTGGGGGTCTCGCCAGCCTGGGCGGATATTCGGGTCCGGGCGGATATCAGCCCCCAACAGGCCGAGCAGGGAGAGTCGCTGACGCTGGTGATTGAGGTCCAGGGGGCGCAAGATGTCGAGCCGCCCGCGCTGAGCGGTCTGGACGCCTTCGATGCCAGCTATGTCGGTCCCTCGACCCGGATGTCGATCGTTAACAATCGCTACAGCGCCTCGGTGCAGCATCGCTATACGCTGCGGGCGCGCAAGGAGGGCCGTTTCACGCTCGGGCCATTTCGGGTCGAACACCAGGGGCGGGAGTATCAGACGGAAACGGTCGAGGTCGAGATTCGGGCCGGCCGTCCGACCTCGCCCGACCGGGGGGCACGTGCTCGGCCCGGCCAGACTGGGAAGGACGTGTGGCTCGAGATCACGACCCCTCGGCACGAGGTCTTTCTGCACCAGCGCGTGCCGCTCGAGGTGAGCCTGTACGTCGGCGGCGTGCGGGTTGCCGATGCTCAGTATCCGCTCCTGCCCGGAGACGGGGTGGCGCTCGAGCCGTTTGAAGAACCGGTCAGGCAACGGCGGACTGTGGGCGACCGGGTGTTTCGCGTGCTGCGCTTTCGGACGACGCTCGTGCCGCTGCGCTCGGGCACAATCGAGCTGGGTCCGGCCTCGCTCCAGCTGAATGTGATCCGCCGGACTCCGTCTGCCTCGCCCAACCTGTTTGACCGGTTTTTTTCCGATTCCCTGTTTGGGACGGAGCGCCGGCTCCGGACGCTGCGCTCCGAGCTGCTCAGCCTGCGCGTGCGACCGCTGCCGCAAGCGGGTCGCCCGGCCACGTTTTCCGGGGCGGTTGGACAGTTCGAGTTGGACGTGACGGCCGAGCCAACCCAGCTGCGGGTCGGTGACCCGCTTACTCTGCGCATGTTGCTGAGCGGCACCGGCCGGGTGACCGACGCCCAGCTGCCGAGTCTGGCCAACACCGAGGGTTTCCGGACCTATACCCCCCAGATGGATCAGCCCGACCCGGATACCACCGTCTTTGAGCAGGTGCTGATTCCCCAGGACGAGACGCTTGACGCCATTCCCGCCGTCCACTTCAGCTATTTCGATCCTGAGACAGCTCAATACCGGACGCTCAGCAGCCAGCCGATTCGTCTCCTGCTGCGGCCCGCCCCCGACGAGCCGGCCGGGACGCTGGTGGGCGGATTGCCGACTCAGACAGAACAGCTGGGCCAGGATATCGTGTACATCAAGGATGAGTTGGGTCGTTTCCACAGTCCCGGCCGAGCCTGGTATCGCAGCCCGGTTTTCTGGCTGTGGCACGTCGTGCCGTTGGGCCTGTTGGGCGCGGCCGTGTGCTACGACCGCCGCCGCCGGCGTTTGAGCGGCGATGCCCGCTACGCGCGTTTCGCTCGGGCCGGTAAGCAGGCCCGCCACGGGCTGCGGGCGGCTGAGCAGGCGCTCGCCGAGTCCGACTCGGCCGCGTTGTATGCGCTGCTGTCGCACACCCTGCAAGACTACCTGGCGGCCAAGCTCGACCTGCCGCCGGGTCGGATCGAGCCCGGGACGGTGGCGGCGCGCGGGGTGTCGGCCGACTGCGTGGAGCGCGTGGCCGAGGTTCTGAGCGTATGCGAGCAGGTGCGTTTTGCCCCAGGCACGGCCGAGGGCGACGGGCCGAGCGTGCTGCGGGCGGTCGAGGATATTGTCAGGCACCTTGAGCGGGAGCGCCCTTCTCCGGGCGCTGCTGCGGACCCGCCGGTCAACCGGACGAGCCCATCATGA
- a CDS encoding tetratricopeptide repeat protein, which translates to MQPHRKRHATNLRTTIRLVVYVGLAISNLAWLDPVRDAIVEGNRLFDAGQFEEALTRYGQVLVDDPDSPLLNFNMGAAHYKAGNYDAALSSFARVPGEDDAQPRTARTAYNLGNTQYQLGAAAEAAQPQAALEAYTAAQAAYRRALGLDPSDQDAKFNYELVARKIEQLKERMQNQQQNQPQNQPPPDRQGRNQPEQQPDRDAGQDRHTARPERPQESAPEQQPDRGGEQQRDKPDLSEEEASALIDTAKSEELGAEEFIRQAQGGVVAEPLEDW; encoded by the coding sequence GTGCAGCCGCATAGGAAGAGACACGCCACAAATCTGAGGACCACGATACGCTTGGTGGTGTATGTGGGTCTGGCGATCAGTAATCTCGCTTGGCTCGACCCGGTCCGCGACGCGATCGTAGAGGGCAACCGCCTGTTTGACGCCGGGCAGTTCGAGGAAGCGCTGACGCGCTACGGCCAGGTCTTGGTCGACGACCCGGACTCTCCCCTGCTCAACTTCAATATGGGAGCCGCGCATTACAAAGCCGGCAACTATGACGCGGCCCTGTCCTCCTTTGCCCGGGTGCCGGGCGAGGACGACGCCCAGCCCCGCACCGCCCGGACGGCCTATAATCTGGGCAATACCCAGTATCAGCTCGGAGCCGCCGCAGAAGCCGCCCAGCCCCAGGCTGCACTTGAGGCCTACACCGCAGCGCAAGCCGCCTATCGTCGTGCGCTCGGCCTCGATCCCAGCGATCAGGACGCCAAGTTCAACTACGAGCTGGTGGCCAGAAAAATCGAACAGCTCAAAGAGCGGATGCAGAACCAGCAACAGAATCAGCCGCAGAACCAGCCGCCGCCCGACCGGCAGGGTCGCAATCAGCCCGAGCAACAGCCCGACCGGGACGCGGGTCAGGACCGCCATACAGCCCGCCCCGAACGCCCTCAGGAATCGGCTCCTGAGCAGCAGCCGGACCGTGGTGGCGAGCAGCAGCGGGACAAGCCGGACTTGTCGGAAGAAGAAGCCTCGGCGCTGATTGACACCGCCAAGAGCGAAGAGCTGGGTGCCGAGGAATTCATCCGTCAGGCCCAGGGCGGCGTTGTGGCCGAGCCTCTGGAGGACTGGTAA
- a CDS encoding VWA domain-containing protein, with the protein MSWRAPHLLWLLTLVPLLGAGLWWAVIRRRRALLRFAQAHLLASLVPALSPRLDDRRQLWRAGLMLGVVSLLLIALAGPQWGLSWETIERRGVDIVIALDTSRSMLAQDIKPNRLERAKLAIEDLIGQLRGDRLGLVPFAGSAFVQCPLTLDYGAFAENLRAVEVGIIPKGGTSLAAAIRTGIEAFEGRSGEDAILVIITDGEDHEGQVEAAAQQARDRGIRIYPVGIGTPEGELIVVSEDGQSTFVKDRQGRIVKSRLEARGLQDIAITTGGAYIYAAGHSLGLDEVYRRYIARLEGRTLTSSVERRFHQRFQWPLLGALLLLGLEAVLPVLRPKTTRRGRFATGG; encoded by the coding sequence ATGAGCTGGCGTGCCCCACATCTCCTGTGGTTGCTGACGCTCGTGCCGCTGCTCGGCGCGGGCCTGTGGTGGGCTGTCATCCGGCGCCGCCGCGCGCTGCTGCGTTTCGCCCAGGCGCACCTGCTGGCCAGCCTGGTACCGGCGCTGTCGCCCCGCCTGGATGATCGTCGTCAGCTATGGCGGGCCGGTCTGATGCTGGGGGTCGTGAGCCTGTTGTTGATCGCCCTGGCCGGCCCGCAGTGGGGCTTGAGCTGGGAGACGATTGAGCGGCGCGGGGTGGATATCGTCATTGCGCTCGACACCTCGCGCAGCATGCTGGCCCAGGATATCAAGCCTAACCGGCTGGAACGCGCCAAGCTGGCGATTGAGGATCTGATCGGGCAGCTGCGCGGCGACCGGCTGGGTCTGGTGCCATTTGCCGGTTCGGCCTTTGTCCAGTGCCCCCTGACCCTGGACTACGGGGCGTTCGCCGAAAATCTACGCGCCGTCGAGGTCGGTATCATTCCCAAGGGTGGGACCTCGCTGGCGGCCGCGATTCGGACTGGGATTGAGGCATTTGAGGGTCGCTCCGGCGAGGACGCGATACTGGTGATCATAACAGACGGTGAAGACCACGAGGGCCAGGTCGAGGCCGCCGCCCAGCAGGCGCGCGACAGGGGGATTCGGATTTATCCGGTCGGGATCGGCACCCCGGAGGGCGAGCTGATCGTGGTCAGCGAGGATGGGCAGTCCACGTTTGTGAAGGATCGTCAGGGCCGGATTGTGAAGTCACGCCTCGAGGCCCGCGGCCTGCAGGACATCGCCATTACGACCGGCGGGGCCTATATTTACGCCGCCGGCCACAGTCTGGGTCTGGACGAGGTGTACCGCCGCTATATCGCTCGTCTCGAAGGCCGGACCCTGACCAGCAGCGTGGAGCGGCGTTTCCACCAGCGCTTTCAGTGGCCGCTGCTTGGCGCCCTGCTGCTGCTGGGACTCGAAGCCGTACTGCCCGTGCTCAGACCGAAGACGACCCGGCGCGGCCGGTTCGCCACAGGAGGATGA
- a CDS encoding VWA domain-containing protein → MRLHDPWALVLLILIPLLFVWRWRAGYGAAVRYPSLSLLRGLPTGGRQRWRWVVPVVRGLVLVLLSLALARPQLGKAESRYVGAGIDIVLSVDISGSMRSEDFRLDGRRVSRLDVVKSVVRDFVTERPGDRIGLVLFSARPYTQCPLTLDHGWLLRNLERARIGMIEDGTAIGSALTTAVGRLEQTAAKSAVVILLTDGQNNAGKISPLTAAEAARALGIKVYTIGAGTKGMAPYPARDAFGNLVYRPVQVDIDEQTLSQIAATTGGRYFRATDTQSLRDIYQTIDQLERTTFEAPRYLDYDELYPWLLVPALVLLGLEIGLRHSLLRELP, encoded by the coding sequence ATGCGCCTTCATGATCCGTGGGCCCTGGTCCTGTTGATCCTCATTCCCCTCCTCTTCGTCTGGCGCTGGCGGGCGGGCTATGGAGCGGCCGTGCGCTACCCCAGCCTCAGCCTGCTGCGCGGCCTGCCGACGGGTGGCCGCCAGCGCTGGCGTTGGGTCGTGCCGGTCGTACGCGGCCTGGTCCTCGTTCTGCTCAGTCTGGCCCTGGCCCGGCCCCAGCTCGGCAAGGCCGAGAGCCGGTATGTCGGGGCTGGGATCGATATTGTGCTGAGCGTCGATATCTCGGGCAGCATGCGGTCTGAGGATTTTCGCCTGGACGGGCGTCGCGTCAGCCGTCTCGATGTGGTCAAGTCGGTGGTCAGAGACTTTGTGACCGAGCGGCCGGGCGACCGGATCGGACTGGTCTTGTTCAGCGCCCGGCCGTATACCCAGTGTCCGCTGACCCTGGATCACGGCTGGCTGTTGCGCAACCTTGAGCGAGCCAGGATCGGTATGATCGAAGACGGAACGGCGATCGGCTCGGCCCTGACCACTGCGGTTGGTCGCCTCGAACAGACAGCGGCCAAGAGCGCGGTGGTGATCCTGTTGACCGACGGCCAGAACAACGCCGGAAAAATTTCTCCCCTGACTGCGGCCGAGGCTGCCCGGGCGCTCGGTATCAAGGTCTATACCATCGGGGCCGGGACAAAGGGCATGGCGCCATATCCGGCCCGCGACGCCTTTGGGAACCTGGTCTACCGCCCGGTCCAGGTGGATATTGACGAGCAGACCCTGAGCCAGATCGCCGCTACGACCGGCGGCCGGTATTTCCGCGCAACTGACACCCAGAGCCTCAGAGACATCTACCAGACGATCGATCAGCTCGAACGCACCACGTTTGAGGCGCCCCGCTACCTCGACTATGACGAACTCTACCCCTGGCTGCTGGTCCCGGCCCTGGTCCTGCTTGGTCTTGAAATCGGCCTGCGGCATAGCCTGTTGCGAGAACTGCCCTGA
- a CDS encoding DUF58 domain-containing protein: protein MLRRGNVSPLYPGEEDPFPLRTEQLTTVRKIHVRTSHLVSDLFAGQYQSAFKGQGMEFSEVRHYLPGDDIRAIDWNVTARTGIPHVKRFVEERELTVMVLVDASASTRFGTVSQLKSEMAAEMAALFAFSAISNNDKVGLVIFSDRVELSLAPKKGTRHVLRVIREVLSFQAQHTGTHIAAALEHLNRVSKRRGVVFVISDFLDAGAGPALKIANRRHDVIGVVLDDPRERTLPDVGLMVFEDAETGERLLVDTGSRRVRQAFARQAEEARRQRARLLHGVDMDTIAVRTDRPYVEALLRFFRLRERRQERGSR from the coding sequence ATGCTGAGACGAGGAAACGTGTCACCCTTATATCCAGGAGAGGAGGACCCGTTTCCTCTTCGTACCGAACAACTCACAACCGTGCGCAAGATCCACGTGCGGACGAGCCATCTGGTCAGCGATCTGTTTGCCGGCCAGTACCAGAGCGCGTTCAAGGGCCAGGGCATGGAGTTCTCCGAGGTCCGCCACTATCTGCCGGGCGACGATATTCGGGCGATCGACTGGAACGTCACCGCCCGGACCGGAATCCCGCACGTCAAACGCTTTGTCGAAGAGCGCGAGCTGACGGTGATGGTTCTGGTCGATGCCAGCGCCTCGACCCGTTTTGGCACGGTCTCTCAGCTCAAGAGCGAAATGGCGGCCGAGATGGCCGCCCTGTTCGCCTTTTCGGCGATCAGCAATAACGACAAGGTTGGTCTGGTGATTTTCAGTGATCGGGTCGAACTGAGCCTGGCGCCCAAGAAGGGCACCCGCCATGTGCTGCGGGTCATCCGTGAGGTCTTGTCTTTTCAGGCCCAGCACACGGGGACGCATATCGCCGCCGCGCTCGAACACCTCAACCGGGTCAGCAAGCGCCGTGGGGTAGTGTTCGTGATTTCCGATTTTCTGGACGCCGGGGCCGGCCCGGCACTCAAGATCGCCAATCGGCGCCACGACGTGATCGGGGTGGTGCTGGACGACCCGCGCGAGCGGACGCTGCCCGATGTCGGGCTGATGGTCTTCGAGGATGCCGAGACCGGCGAGCGGCTGCTGGTTGATACGGGCAGTCGGCGCGTCCGGCAGGCGTTTGCACGCCAGGCTGAGGAAGCTCGCCGCCAGCGCGCCCGTTTGTTGCACGGGGTGGACATGGATACGATTGCCGTCCGCACCGACCGGCCCTACGTTGAGGCGCTGCTGCGCTTCTTTCGCCTGCGCGAGCGACGCCAGGAGAGGGGCAGCCGGTGA
- a CDS encoding MoxR family ATPase — protein sequence MDEDRVVEHEQAAVGITALNEQVQAQAPALTRLREEIGRVIVGQQALIERLLVGLLANGHVLLEGVPGLAKTLSVKTLAQTLSASFQRLQFTPDLLPADLIGTLVYSPRDGSFTTKKGPIFANIVLADEINRAPAKVQSALLEAMQERQVTIGEETYPLPAPFLVLATQNPIEQEGTYPLPEAQVDRFMLKVWVSYPSKEEERRILELMASTAEHPGVRTVLTTDDIVRLRRLVDHIYLDDKIKDYILDLIFATREPAAYQLDLQRFIQYGASPRATLYLTLAAKAHALLDGRGYVTPQDVKSLAPDVLRHRVIVTYEAEAEDISSDRIVERILDGVPVP from the coding sequence ATGGATGAGGATCGTGTTGTCGAGCATGAGCAGGCGGCCGTTGGCATCACCGCGCTCAACGAGCAGGTGCAGGCCCAGGCGCCCGCGCTCACCCGGCTGCGGGAAGAAATCGGTCGGGTGATTGTTGGCCAGCAGGCGCTGATCGAGCGTCTGCTGGTCGGCCTGCTGGCCAACGGCCACGTCCTGCTCGAAGGCGTACCGGGTTTGGCCAAGACCCTGTCGGTCAAGACCCTGGCCCAGACCCTGAGCGCCAGCTTCCAGCGCCTGCAATTCACCCCCGATCTGTTGCCGGCCGATTTGATCGGCACCCTGGTGTACAGTCCGCGCGACGGCAGCTTTACCACCAAGAAAGGGCCGATTTTTGCCAACATCGTGCTGGCCGACGAAATCAACCGCGCGCCGGCAAAGGTGCAGAGCGCCCTGCTCGAAGCCATGCAGGAGCGTCAGGTGACCATCGGCGAAGAAACCTACCCGCTGCCCGCGCCGTTCCTGGTCCTGGCGACCCAGAACCCGATTGAACAGGAAGGCACCTACCCGTTGCCCGAGGCTCAGGTGGATCGCTTCATGCTCAAGGTGTGGGTCAGCTATCCGTCAAAAGAGGAAGAGCGCCGCATTCTGGAGCTGATGGCCTCGACTGCCGAGCATCCAGGCGTCCGGACCGTGCTGACCACGGACGACATCGTCCGGCTGCGGCGCCTGGTCGATCACATCTACCTCGATGACAAAATCAAGGACTATATTCTCGACCTGATCTTTGCCACCCGCGAACCCGCAGCCTACCAGCTCGACCTGCAACGGTTCATTCAGTACGGCGCCTCGCCGCGGGCGACCCTGTATCTGACGCTCGCCGCCAAGGCCCACGCCCTGCTCGACGGGCGCGGCTATGTGACCCCCCAAGACGTGAAATCGCTCGCCCCGGACGTGTTGCGCCACCGGGTGATCGTGACCTACGAGGCCGAGGCCGAAGACATCAGCTCGGACCGCATCGTGGAGCGGATTCTGGATGGCGTGCCGGTGCCCTAG
- a CDS encoding DegQ family serine endoprotease, translating into MFRPRLRLYPWVVLVALCVAGVLPGIVPQARAAAKSVVEIAQNTMPAVVNISTTQKPGSRSQGRRQFPPTPGPFGPGDPFGEFFRRFGPERPPSGRQRGVGSGFIISQDGYIVTNNHVIDGADTITVRMSDEEEYQATKIGSDEKTDLALIKIEPDQPLPSVPFGQSAGLEVGNWVIAIGNPFGLSQTVTLGIVSAKGRVIGAGPYDDFIQTDASINPGNSGGPLLNLQGEVVGVNTAIYSRIGGNIGIGFAIPIDLAKSIVQQLQEKGAVTRGWLGVMIQAVTPELAQSFDLAEPKGALVAEVTPDSPAHKAGLERGDIIVDFNQTEIGDSRELPALVAQTPVGTQAKVGVLRGGKSQTLTVTLGELQDEQVQLAGGEAGTRNWGMTVADITPEIRRQLQLDAAQTGIVVSEVEPGSAAQRAGIQRGDVIEEVNRQAVTSVGEFTTILSEMDEKGSLLLLVRRNDFTSFFALRQED; encoded by the coding sequence GTGTTCCGTCCACGGCTCAGGCTGTACCCCTGGGTCGTGCTGGTCGCGCTGTGTGTGGCCGGAGTCCTGCCGGGCATCGTCCCGCAGGCGCGGGCTGCGGCAAAGTCGGTCGTTGAGATTGCCCAAAATACGATGCCCGCGGTCGTCAATATTTCGACCACCCAAAAACCCGGGTCGCGCTCTCAGGGGCGCCGTCAGTTTCCCCCGACGCCCGGTCCGTTTGGCCCGGGCGACCCGTTTGGCGAATTCTTTCGGCGGTTTGGTCCGGAGCGTCCGCCTTCGGGCAGGCAACGCGGCGTGGGGTCTGGTTTTATCATCAGCCAGGACGGCTATATCGTCACCAACAATCACGTCATCGACGGGGCAGACACGATCACCGTCCGCATGTCTGACGAGGAAGAGTACCAGGCCACAAAAATCGGCTCAGACGAAAAGACGGATCTGGCGCTGATCAAGATCGAACCCGACCAGCCCCTGCCGAGCGTTCCCTTTGGACAGTCGGCCGGTCTTGAAGTCGGCAACTGGGTGATCGCCATCGGCAATCCGTTCGGGCTGAGCCAGACCGTCACACTCGGGATTGTGAGCGCCAAGGGACGGGTCATCGGCGCCGGCCCATACGACGATTTCATTCAAACCGACGCGTCCATCAATCCCGGCAATTCCGGGGGTCCGCTGCTCAACCTGCAAGGCGAGGTCGTCGGGGTCAACACGGCCATCTACAGCCGCATCGGCGGCAACATCGGCATTGGCTTCGCCATCCCGATTGATCTGGCCAAGTCGATTGTCCAGCAGCTGCAAGAAAAAGGCGCGGTCACCCGTGGCTGGCTGGGAGTGATGATTCAGGCCGTCACCCCGGAGTTGGCGCAGTCGTTTGACCTGGCCGAACCCAAAGGCGCCCTGGTGGCCGAGGTGACGCCCGACAGCCCGGCCCACAAAGCGGGTCTGGAGCGGGGGGACATCATCGTCGACTTTAACCAAACGGAGATCGGCGATTCGCGTGAACTGCCCGCTCTCGTTGCCCAGACCCCGGTCGGGACACAGGCAAAAGTCGGCGTCCTGCGCGGCGGCAAAAGCCAAACCCTGACGGTCACCCTGGGCGAACTCCAGGATGAGCAGGTCCAGCTCGCCGGCGGTGAAGCCGGCACCCGCAACTGGGGCATGACTGTTGCCGACATCACGCCCGAGATCCGCCGGCAGCTCCAGCTCGACGCCGCTCAGACAGGTATCGTCGTATCCGAGGTCGAGCCGGGCAGCGCGGCCCAGCGAGCTGGGATTCAGCGCGGGGATGTCATCGAGGAGGTCAACCGCCAGGCCGTGACATCGGTCGGCGAGTTCACGACCATCCTGTCTGAGATGGACGAGAAGGGCAGTCTGCTGCTCCTGGTGCGCCGCAACGACTTCACCTCCTTCTTTGCCCTGCGCCAGGAAGACTGA